One window of Rasiella rasia genomic DNA carries:
- a CDS encoding DoxX family protein, translated as MLPWHQYVFGLLFIVAGAFHFQKPKLYVRIMPPYLPAHTSLVLISGLAEMAFGFLLLNAETQSIAAWAIIGMLLLFLTVHVYMLQEKKAALKLPKWVLILRIPLQFVLIYWAYLYT; from the coding sequence ATGTTACCATGGCACCAATATGTATTCGGACTACTTTTTATAGTGGCTGGTGCATTTCATTTTCAAAAACCAAAACTATACGTGCGTATCATGCCACCCTACTTACCTGCACACACATCGTTGGTATTAATAAGTGGTTTGGCTGAAATGGCATTTGGCTTTCTTCTTCTCAATGCTGAAACACAAAGCATTGCTGCTTGGGCAATTATAGGCATGCTACTGCTCTTTTTAACCGTTCATGTATATATGCTTCAAGAAAAAAAAGCTGCGCTTAAACTGCCTAAGTGGGTGCTTATATTGCGTATTCCGCTTCAGTTTGTGTTAATTTATTGGGCGTATCTATACACCTAG
- a CDS encoding alpha-ketoglutarate-dependent dioxygenase AlkB family protein, producing the protein MKIEFIDLPNAEIVYYKDFLSVKEASDYFSVFKDTVLWRQDDIKLFGKTYAQPRLTALYGDEGQRYSYSSLTMEAMPFTSEISALKRNVERITKTSFNSVLLNFYRDGKDSNGWHSDDEKELGKNPIIASVSLGAKRMFQLKNKGDGTLRRSIALEHGSLLVMKGKTQHFWKHQIPKTKKIVAPRINLTFRVIH; encoded by the coding sequence ATGAAAATTGAATTCATTGATCTGCCGAACGCAGAAATAGTCTACTACAAAGATTTTCTTTCAGTAAAAGAAGCCTCCGATTATTTTTCAGTGTTTAAGGATACGGTTTTATGGAGGCAGGATGATATTAAACTTTTTGGCAAGACGTATGCCCAACCTAGACTTACTGCCTTGTATGGTGATGAAGGACAGCGTTATAGCTATAGTTCATTAACCATGGAGGCAATGCCGTTTACTTCGGAAATTTCAGCTTTAAAACGAAATGTTGAACGCATTACAAAAACTTCTTTTAATAGTGTTTTATTAAATTTCTACAGAGATGGAAAAGACAGCAATGGCTGGCATAGTGATGATGAAAAAGAATTGGGTAAAAACCCGATAATAGCTTCCGTTAGCCTGGGGGCGAAAAGAATGTTTCAGTTAAAAAACAAAGGGGATGGCACATTGCGTCGCAGTATTGCACTCGAGCACGGAAGCTTATTAGTCATGAAAGGTAAAACGCAGCACTTTTGGAAACATCAAATTCCAAAGACAAAGAAAATTGTAGCGCCGCGTATTAACCTTACCTTTCGGGTCATACACTAA
- a CDS encoding TIGR03643 family protein, with the protein MEFTERELDRIIEMAWEDRTPFEAITYQFHISEQEVIELMRREMKPSSFRMWRERVQGRSTKHAKLRASEMNTFKSNRQRQISNNKISKRTNK; encoded by the coding sequence ATGGAATTTACCGAAAGAGAATTAGACAGAATTATAGAAATGGCATGGGAAGATAGAACACCTTTTGAAGCCATCACCTATCAATTTCATATTTCAGAACAAGAAGTAATTGAACTCATGAGACGTGAAATGAAACCGTCTAGCTTTAGAATGTGGAGAGAACGTGTACAAGGCAGATCTACCAAGCATGCAAAATTAAGAGCTTCAGAAATGAATACGTTTAAAAGCAATAGGCAACGACAAATTTCAAACAACAAAATTTCAAAGCGGACAAATAAGTGA
- a CDS encoding S1/P1 nuclease — protein MKALIQITFLLFIGIQVTATEVDWGVTGHRVTGEIAEKHLSKKAKRAIDKLLNGQSLAFVSTYADEIRSDDRYQEFAPWHYVNFEFGGTYEASTKNDKGDIYMAINRCVAILKDDTSSQSDKVFYLKMLVHFIGDIHQPLHVGIADDKGGNDFQVRWFNEGTNLHAVWDTDMIEHYNMSYTELTASAKRLSPLQVEAIQNSSVKDWMYESRALCETIYKNTEAGEKLSYRYMYNNFTTVRDQLQKGGIRLAGVLNDIFG, from the coding sequence ATGAAGGCCCTTATACAGATTACATTTCTTTTATTTATAGGCATACAGGTAACCGCAACAGAAGTAGATTGGGGAGTTACTGGTCACAGGGTAACTGGAGAAATTGCCGAGAAACACTTGTCTAAAAAAGCAAAAAGGGCGATTGATAAATTGTTAAACGGACAGTCGTTGGCATTTGTCTCTACCTATGCAGACGAAATTAGAAGTGATGATAGATACCAAGAGTTTGCACCTTGGCACTATGTAAATTTTGAGTTTGGGGGTACTTATGAGGCCAGTACGAAGAATGATAAGGGAGATATTTATATGGCAATTAATCGTTGTGTTGCTATTTTAAAAGATGATACTTCTTCCCAATCTGACAAAGTGTTTTATTTAAAAATGTTAGTACATTTTATAGGTGACATACACCAACCGCTTCATGTTGGTATTGCAGATGATAAGGGTGGAAACGATTTTCAAGTGAGATGGTTTAACGAAGGAACAAATTTACATGCGGTATGGGACACAGACATGATTGAACACTACAACATGTCTTATACAGAATTAACGGCTAGTGCTAAACGTTTATCTCCTCTTCAAGTTGAAGCTATTCAAAACAGCTCTGTTAAAGACTGGATGTATGAAAGTCGCGCGTTGTGCGAAACAATTTATAAGAATACTGAGGCTGGTGAAAAATTAAGCTATCGGTATATGTATAACAACTTCACAACTGTTAGAGACCAGTTGCAAAAAGGTGGGATTAGATTAGCTGGTGTGTTAAATGATATCTTCGGATAG
- a CDS encoding SPFH domain-containing protein gives MSNEKVSNPSSGYLMLFVFLLLFFGGIAAIFITKSPWFIALIIFALLLLPGFVLVNPNGSRVLLLFGKYIGTIRKNGLYWVNPFYIKQKISLRARNFDSERLKVNDKLGNPIIISTILVWRVRDTHKAAFDVDNYENFVRIQTDAAVRELASKYPYDNFADEGTDEDITLRSSMAEVNEALEKELEERLDIAGIEVLESRIGYLAYANEIASAMLRRQQATAIVAARHKIVEGAVSMVEMALEELSRKEIITLDEERKAAMVSNLMVILCSDKDASPVVNTGTLNT, from the coding sequence ATGAGCAACGAAAAAGTTTCTAATCCGTCCAGTGGTTATCTAATGCTATTTGTCTTTTTACTTCTATTTTTTGGAGGTATTGCTGCTATTTTTATCACTAAGTCTCCTTGGTTTATAGCACTCATCATCTTCGCTCTCTTGCTTCTTCCTGGATTTGTTTTGGTAAACCCAAATGGTTCTAGGGTTTTATTACTTTTTGGAAAGTATATTGGAACCATCAGAAAAAATGGATTGTACTGGGTAAATCCTTTTTATATAAAACAAAAAATATCGTTACGCGCCAGAAACTTCGACAGTGAGCGGTTAAAAGTGAATGATAAATTAGGAAATCCTATAATTATTAGCACCATTCTTGTTTGGCGAGTTAGAGATACCCATAAAGCGGCGTTCGATGTAGATAATTACGAAAACTTCGTACGTATACAGACAGATGCGGCAGTAAGGGAACTAGCCAGTAAATATCCTTATGATAATTTCGCAGACGAAGGCACAGACGAAGACATTACCCTTCGTTCTAGCATGGCTGAAGTTAATGAAGCGCTTGAAAAAGAATTAGAAGAAAGACTTGATATAGCTGGTATTGAAGTCTTAGAATCTAGAATTGGATACCTTGCTTACGCCAACGAAATTGCCAGCGCTATGTTAAGACGACAGCAAGCAACTGCCATAGTAGCTGCAAGACATAAGATTGTTGAAGGTGCCGTTAGCATGGTAGAAATGGCTTTAGAAGAATTAAGCCGAAAAGAAATTATAACCTTAGACGAAGAACGTAAAGCTGCAATGGTTAGCAACTTAATGGTTATTTTATGTAGTGACAAAGATGCATCTCCTGTTGTTAATACCGGAACCTTAAACACTTAA
- a CDS encoding alpha/beta hydrolase: protein MKRNIVFLLLLVCTVVTAQETTTLIKKDISVSAFIDGTILTPETTDKSALVIIIAGSGPTDRNGNQQMIHNNSLKYLAEALYKEGIASFRYDKRIIKQMKDRTINEESIRFDDFIKDANDVVAYFKRSNAFSKIYVIGHSQGSTVGMIASQNDVDGFISIAGPGRSIDDVIVDQLSKQAPGLKDNARTAFDDLRVNGVALNYSDGLGSIFRPSLQPFIRSWMQFNPSEEIKKLDIPVLILAGDKDLQVLPSEGEILKAAKPEATYTVIATMNHILKELKADDDDLVNQKSYNEPKRPISPKLMEAIVAFIKK, encoded by the coding sequence ATGAAACGCAACATCGTATTCCTCTTACTACTTGTATGTACTGTAGTTACAGCACAAGAGACTACTACCCTTATTAAAAAAGACATAAGTGTAAGTGCTTTTATAGACGGCACCATACTAACTCCTGAGACTACAGACAAATCGGCTTTAGTGATTATTATAGCTGGTTCTGGGCCAACAGACCGAAACGGCAACCAGCAAATGATTCATAATAATTCGCTAAAATACCTTGCAGAAGCATTGTATAAAGAAGGTATCGCTTCATTTAGATACGACAAGCGAATTATTAAGCAAATGAAAGATCGTACGATAAATGAAGAAAGTATTCGTTTCGATGATTTTATTAAGGATGCCAATGATGTTGTTGCCTATTTTAAAAGATCGAATGCCTTCTCCAAGATATACGTCATTGGGCATAGCCAAGGGTCTACTGTAGGCATGATTGCTTCTCAAAATGACGTTGATGGTTTTATATCTATTGCCGGACCTGGTCGCAGCATAGACGATGTTATTGTAGATCAGCTTTCGAAACAAGCGCCTGGGTTAAAAGACAATGCTCGAACTGCTTTCGATGATCTTCGAGTGAACGGTGTTGCTCTTAACTATAGTGATGGGCTAGGGTCTATATTTAGACCAAGTCTTCAACCCTTTATTCGCAGTTGGATGCAGTTTAACCCTTCCGAAGAAATAAAAAAATTAGACATCCCGGTACTAATTCTAGCTGGAGATAAAGATTTACAGGTGCTACCTTCAGAGGGCGAAATTCTTAAAGCTGCCAAACCTGAAGCTACTTATACAGTAATAGCGACAATGAATCATATTTTGAAAGAACTAAAAGCAGACGATGACGATTTGGTAAATCAAAAATCTTACAACGAACCCAAAAGACCAATTTCTCCAAAGCTTATGGAGGCTATTGTAGCATTTATAAAAAAATAA
- a CDS encoding Arc family DNA binding domain-containing protein — MSKKKAFALRVNEDTMKAIEKWAADEFRSTNGQIEWMLHEMLKKGKRLPKK, encoded by the coding sequence ATGTCGAAGAAGAAAGCATTTGCGCTACGTGTAAACGAAGATACCATGAAGGCCATTGAAAAATGGGCGGCAGATGAATTTCGTAGTACCAATGGTCAAATAGAATGGATGCTTCATGAAATGCTTAAAAAGGGTAAACGATTGCCAAAAAAATAA
- a CDS encoding DUF819 family protein, with amino-acid sequence MQDTITETIKDTTPLFTSDTIVFGLLMIALGLIFYTSHKKQGFWFKFYKIVPALFMAYLIPAILTSAGLIAPEWTTVQDNGEVVEGSTSLYYMASRYLLPAALVLMTLSMNLKAVFNLGPKALIMFFTGTIGIILGGPVAVLLIGLVSPETVGGVGADAVWRGLSTLAGSWIGGGANQAAMLEVYQFNPSQYGQMVFVDIVVANVWMAILLIGIGKAARIDKWLKADTSAIESLKEKVATYSKKVERNPTLTDYMILAGIAFGTVSFAHFGAGYLSQAFEGFVQGLDPGIARNSLTFLSSSFFWMVSITTIIGIILSYTKARNYEGAGASKIGSIFIYILVASIGMKIDIMEIFDNPGLLTVGFVWMAIHAGLLILVAKLIRAPYFFLAVGSQANVGGAASAPIVASAFHPSLATVGVLLAVFGYAIGTLGAVLCTVMMRLVAGG; translated from the coding sequence ATGCAAGATACTATTACTGAAACCATAAAAGACACAACGCCCCTTTTTACCAGCGACACCATTGTTTTTGGATTGTTAATGATTGCCTTAGGGTTGATTTTCTACACCTCGCACAAAAAACAAGGGTTCTGGTTTAAGTTTTATAAAATAGTTCCTGCACTTTTCATGGCCTATCTCATCCCAGCCATCCTAACATCGGCCGGGCTTATAGCACCAGAATGGACCACTGTTCAAGACAATGGAGAGGTTGTAGAAGGAAGTACAAGCCTATACTATATGGCAAGTCGTTATTTATTACCAGCAGCTTTGGTATTAATGACCTTGAGTATGAATCTTAAAGCAGTTTTCAATCTAGGCCCCAAAGCCCTTATTATGTTTTTTACGGGTACCATAGGTATCATTCTAGGAGGGCCTGTTGCAGTATTACTTATTGGGCTTGTTTCGCCAGAAACGGTTGGAGGCGTTGGCGCAGATGCAGTGTGGCGTGGTCTGTCTACCTTGGCAGGAAGCTGGATTGGCGGAGGTGCTAACCAAGCAGCTATGCTGGAAGTATATCAGTTTAACCCTAGCCAATACGGGCAAATGGTTTTTGTAGACATTGTAGTTGCCAACGTGTGGATGGCGATACTTTTAATAGGTATAGGAAAAGCGGCTCGCATAGACAAGTGGTTAAAGGCAGATACTTCTGCCATTGAAAGTCTAAAAGAAAAAGTCGCCACATATTCGAAAAAAGTAGAGCGTAATCCTACCCTCACAGATTATATGATTTTAGCTGGAATTGCTTTTGGTACTGTAAGTTTTGCGCACTTTGGTGCGGGATACTTGAGCCAAGCTTTTGAAGGTTTTGTACAAGGTCTAGACCCAGGAATTGCGCGTAATTCACTTACTTTTTTAAGCTCAAGCTTTTTCTGGATGGTTTCTATTACTACCATTATCGGGATCATACTCTCGTATACAAAAGCGCGAAATTATGAAGGTGCTGGAGCCAGTAAAATTGGTAGTATATTTATCTACATACTTGTAGCAAGTATCGGAATGAAGATTGATATAATGGAAATTTTTGACAACCCCGGACTACTTACTGTAGGCTTTGTTTGGATGGCCATTCATGCTGGATTACTCATTCTTGTTGCAAAATTAATTCGCGCACCTTATTTCTTCTTAGCAGTTGGAAGTCAAGCGAATGTTGGAGGAGCGGCCTCTGCCCCTATTGTAGCGTCAGCATTTCACCCATCATTAGCTACTGTTGGTGTATTGCTGGCAGTTTTTGGTTACGCAATTGGTACATTAGGCGCAGTTCTTTGTACGGTAATGATGCGTTTAGTTGCAGGCGGATAA
- a CDS encoding DUF4369 domain-containing protein codes for MKFNFLTICIALLALTSCAPKNEMKLTGTVDGLKKGTLILQKIEDSVLVSMDSVAMTGDENFEFSVAVPSPQLLFLYLRLKNGDLLDERIPFFAEEGELTITTTLEEFGAEYNVTGSQNHEKFEEYKDLMQRFANKNLDIVSLKLKALAEKNDSVFNVLQKQEESVLRSRYLASVNYALSQKDYEISPYIMVNEIQGITQKYLDTVYSTLPQNIKNSKYGMDLESLIKQQAAN; via the coding sequence ATGAAATTCAACTTCCTCACTATATGCATCGCACTATTAGCATTGACTAGCTGTGCTCCTAAAAACGAAATGAAACTTACCGGAACTGTAGATGGTCTTAAAAAAGGAACCTTAATTCTTCAGAAAATTGAAGATTCTGTTCTCGTTTCGATGGATTCTGTTGCAATGACAGGCGATGAAAATTTTGAATTCTCAGTAGCTGTTCCTAGTCCGCAGTTGTTATTTCTATATCTACGTTTAAAAAATGGAGATTTGCTAGACGAGCGAATTCCCTTTTTTGCTGAAGAAGGAGAACTTACTATCACAACAACCTTAGAGGAATTTGGTGCAGAATACAACGTTACAGGTTCTCAAAATCACGAAAAATTTGAGGAATATAAAGATTTAATGCAGCGTTTTGCCAATAAAAACTTAGACATTGTTTCCTTAAAACTAAAAGCATTGGCCGAAAAAAATGATTCGGTATTTAATGTATTACAAAAACAGGAAGAAAGTGTTTTGCGTAGTAGGTATTTAGCATCTGTAAATTATGCCTTGTCGCAAAAAGATTATGAAATTTCACCTTACATTATGGTAAACGAAATTCAGGGAATTACTCAAAAATACTTAGATACAGTCTACAGCACTTTACCTCAAAACATAAAAAACTCCAAATACGGAATGGATTTGGAGTCTCTTATAAAACAGCAGGCTGCAAACTAA